GAAGGCCAAGGGGCGGCCGTGGTTTTCCCCCGCCCGTTCTGCACTCTGACCGAAACCCAGTACAACCGGACCCCAAACGTCGAGCACTACGATCACCCGCTGATCCGCCGCTTCGCGGCTCACTTTGGCCGGCCCAAGTTCGACGTTCAGGTCGCCGGAGGGCACATCCAGAAGATCGAGATCGTGCGCGAAGCCGCCTGCGGCTGCAGCCATCATGTGGCCGAGGAGCTGGTGAACGTCCACGTCGACGAGGCCATCGAACAGGCCGGCATGCTGCACCACCATTTCCCGTGCTTGGCGAGCATGAACCAGGAAGCGGACTACGGCGACACGCTAATGCATATCTCCGGGGACTGCCTGCGGGATGCGCTTAAGGAAGAGATCCGCCAGCACCTGTCCCCGACGCCCTAC
The window above is part of the Anaerolineales bacterium genome. Proteins encoded here:
- a CDS encoding DUF166 domain-containing protein, which codes for LGEVAGVAQLLPEIVRLTGATAVIAPIDRTESLPLGLVGQLRGWLEGQGAAVVFPRPFCTLTETQYNRTPNVEHYDHPLIRRFAAHFGRPKFDVQVAGGHIQKIEIVREAACGCSHHVAEELVNVHVDEAIEQAGMLHHHFPCLASMNQEADYGDTLMHISGDCLRDALKEEIRQHLSPTPYVRPHGRSEDVASERREPGWNA